In one Solanum dulcamara chromosome 1, daSolDulc1.2, whole genome shotgun sequence genomic region, the following are encoded:
- the LOC129900648 gene encoding uncharacterized protein LOC129900648, translating into MGGDLFEDLPSLAMPPSSANGSAVSPTEASPAPLPPLPPPPALKSALKRTKPPSESQSETSAPEKRLRFKTTTDASETQVIEAMQKIASHIKNTSKFSKASKLVMQLIQAGSVKPATGDHFFAILEAAMSSLTACHEPSVRADYHELFTAAQDTIECLSKKQQNMITTWTMRAVVANDLFTDDSFVFSKATGRIKETISNLPVATEDDDGEEAAALKEKTEAVNEEVLTDNKEESDPFGLDDLIPSTSKKDDRSKGKRVTPTKARKGQEEEEEETKRFLRSQREALISFLEIAANRYKTPWCQTSIDILVKHAFDNISRFTSRQRDAIEKLWASVREQQVRRKQGKFVSGKLDVNAFEHLQEKYANEKISIRRAVGGSGDRKCQQWLG; encoded by the exons ATGGGCGGAGACCTGTTCGAAGATTTGCCTTCTCTGGCTATGCCGCCATCTTCCGCCAATGGTTCCGCCGTCAGTCCTACGGAGGCTTCGCCGGCACCACTACCACCTCTTCCACCTCCTCCTGCTCTGAAGAGTGCCCTTAAACGTACTAAACCACCTTCAGAATCACAATCTGAAA CTTCTGCTCCTGAAAAACGATTGAGGTTTAAAACAACCACGGATGCCTCGGAGACACAAGTTATTGAAGCCATGCAAAAAATAGCATCACATATAAAGAACACTTCAAAGTTTAGCAAGGCATCAAAGCTTGTGATGCAGCTGATTCAGGCTGGCAGTGTGAAGCCTGCAACTGGTGACCATTTCTTCGCCATTCTTGAAGCTGCAATGTCATCACTCACCGCCTGTCATGAGCCCTCTGTACGAGCAGATTACCATGAGTTATTCACAGCAGCACAAGATACAATTGAG TGTCTTTCAAAGAAACAGCAAAATATGATAACTACATGGACCATGAGGGCTGTGGTGGCTAATGACCTCTTCACTGACGACAGTTTCGTG TTTTCAAAAGCAACGGGCAGAATTAAAGAAACAATATCAAATCTTCCTGTTGCAACTGAAGATGATGATGGAGAAGAGGCTGCTGCTTTGAAAGAAAAGACAGAAGCCGTGAATGAAGAAGTCCTGACAGATAATAAGGAAGAGAGTGATCCATTTGGACTTGATGATTTGATTCCAAGCACATCTAAGAAAGATGACAGATCAAAGGGGAAGAGGGTCACTCCGACTAAAGCAAGAAAaggacaagaagaagaagaagaagaaaccaAGAGATTTCTGAGATCACAGCGAGAAGCCTTGATTTCCTTCTTAGAAATTGCAGCAAATCGTTACAAAACCCCATG GTGCCAAACGTCTATTGACATCTTAGTCAAGCATGCCTTTGATAACATTTCAAGGTTCACCTCCCGACAGAGGGATGCTATTGAGAAACTTTGGGCTTCTGTCCGTGAACAGCAAGTTCGGAGGAAGCAAGGGAAATTTGTCTCCGGGAAACTTGATGTTAATGCTTTCGAGCATCTCCAGGAAAAATATGCAAATGAGAAGATCAGCATCCGTCGTGCTGTTGGAGGCAGTGGGGATCGAAAGTGTCAACAATGGcttggttga
- the LOC129900658 gene encoding rubisco accumulation factor 1.1, chloroplastic has protein sequence MFSLTVNSPKPLSLSTPFLPSHPHPLPTITHKPNINPRPISALIIPPSGQRNQQYSSEPPLQQQLYQPFRPPPSPLPPKFRNLDINSKLEVLANRLGLWYEYAPLISSLTNGEGFTPSTLEEITGITGVEQNRLVVAAQVRETLVECSLDSETLSYFETGGAELLYEIRLLNVKQRADAARFMVRNEFDLKQAQDLARAMKDYPRRRIDYGWDKFNGDSPGDCLAFWLFRLAQEHAAAAAEESRIKAMEKALEVVESETARNVLVEVLEGKGFAKESVIDDSVTVPLVRMKLGEVAESTKVVVLPVCKAEQREFEVEAAPWECSGVGDFGVVEAEKDWRRWVVLPGWQPIAGLERGGVAVSFKSGKLLPWKEKRKYKEEPVLVVADRGRKEVVVDDGFYLVLSVGNGTGDEGLIVEKGLTLKEMGVEKSLGMVLLVVRPPRWEDEDQLIDED, from the coding sequence ATGTTTTCTCTCACTGTCAACTCCCCTAAACCTTTATCTCTCTCAACCCCATTCCTCCCTAGTCATCCCCATCCCCTACCCACCATAACCCACAAACCAAATATCAATCCAAGACCCATATCAGCACTAATCATCCCACCTTCAGGTCAAAGAAACCAACAATATTCATCAGAACCACCACTACAACAACAGCTTTATCAGCCATTTAGACCACCCCCTTCTCCGCTCCCACCCAAATTCCGCAATCTCGACATCAATTCCAAGCTCGAAGTACTCGCTAATCGTCTTGGACTTTGGTATGAATATGCCCCTTTGATATCTTCTTTAACCAATGGTGAAGGTTTTACGCCTTCTACGCTCGAGGAAATTACTGGGATTACTGGGGTTGAACAGAATCGATTGGTGGTTGCTGCTCAAGTCCGTGAAACTCTTGTTGAGTGTAGTTTGGATTCGGAAACGTTGTCGTATTTTGAAACTGGGGGTGCTGAGTTGTTGTATGAAATTCGGTTGCTTAATGTTAAACAACGAGCTGATGCTGCAAGATTTATGGTGAGGAATGAGTTTGATTTGAAGCAAGCTCAGGATTTGGCTAGGGCAATGAAGGATTACCCGAGAAGACGTATCGATTATGGTTGGGATAAGTTTAATGGTGATTCTCCTGGTGATTGTTTGGCTTTTTGGTTATTTAGGCTAGCTCAGGAGCATGCTGCTGCAGCTGCTGAGGAATCGAGAATTAAGGCAATGGAGAAGGCTCTTGAAGTTGTGGAGTCTGAAACTGCTAGGAATGTTCTTGTTGAGGTGCTAGAAGGAAAAGGGTTTGCTAAGGAGAGTGTAATTGATGATTCGGTGACAGTGCCTTTGGTGAGGATGAAGTTAGGGGAGGTAGCAGAGTCAACTAAAGTAGTGGTTTTGCCCGTTTGCAAGGCGGAGCAGAGGGAATTTGAGGTGGAGGCAGCGCCATGGGAATGTAGTGGTGTGGGGGATTTTGGTGTAGTGGAGGCAGAAAAGGATTGGAGGAGATGGGTTGTTTTGCCTGGATGGCAACCTATTGCAGGATTAGAGAGAGGTGGAGTTGCAGTATCGTTCAAGAGTGGGAAGCTTTTGCCATGGAAGGAGAAGAGAAAGTACAAGGAAGAGCCAGTTTTGGTAGTGGCTGATAGGGGAAGGAAGGAAGTGGTGGTGGATGATGGGTTTTACTTGGTGCTTAGTGTTGGCAATGGGACCGGTGACGAGGGATTGATAGTGGAAAAAGGGTTGACATTGAAGGAAATGGGAGTTGAAAAGAGCTTGGGAATGGTGCTTTTAGTAGTTAGGCCACCAAGGTGGGAAGATGAAGATCAACTAATTGATGAAGATTAG
- the LOC129900668 gene encoding peptidyl-prolyl cis-trans isomerase CYP19-1-like yields MAKNPKIFFDILIGNAKAGRVVMELFKDKTPKTAENFRALCTGEKGIGQLGKPLHYKGSGFHRIIPQFMCQGGDFTRGNGTGGESIYGTKFADENFSVMHTIPGLLSMANSGRNTNGSQFFITTVATPWLDGKHVVFGKVVDGYSVVQEMEKVGSDSGKTSCPVLIEDCGEINKN; encoded by the coding sequence ATGGCAAAAAATCCAAAGATTTTCTTTGACATACTGATTGGCAATGCCAAAGCTGGGAGGGTTGTGATGGAACTATTTAAAGATAAGACTCCTAAAACTGCTGAGAACTTTCGAGCTCTCTGCACCGGTGAAAAAGGGATTGGGCAGTTAGGGAAGCCATTACATTACAAGGGCTCGGGTTTTCATCGTATCATTCCACAGTTTATGTGCCAGGGTGGTGATTTCACCAGAGGAAATGGGACTGGTGGAGAATCTATATATGGTACGAAATTCGCTGATGAGAACTTCAGTGTGATGCATACTATACCCGGCCTTCTTTCAATGGCAAATTCTGGACGAAACACCAATGGATCTCAATTCTTTATCACCACAGTAGCAACACCTTGGCTTGATGGTAAACACGTGGTATTTGGGAAGGTTGTTGATGGCTATAGTGTTGTCCAGGAAATGGAAAAGGTGGGTTCAGATAGTGGGAAAACATCATGCCCTGTCTTAATTGAAGATTGTGGTGAGATAAacaagaactag
- the LOC129886728 gene encoding AT-hook motif nuclear-localized protein 20-like codes for MANPWWTGQVGLQGVETSSSAGSPSLKKPDLGVSMNDNSGGSGSHDEERDHSDDPKEGAVEVATRRPRGRPAGSKNKPKPPIFVTRDSPNALRSHVMEVANGADVAESIAQFARKRQRGVCVLSATGTVANVTLRQPSAPGAVMALHGRFEILSLTGAFLPGPAPPGSTGLTIYLAGGQGQVVGGSVVGSLVASGPVMVIASTFSNATYERLPLEEEEEGGGPAAQGQLGGGGGGSPPGMGGGGQQQQGGGGGGMGDIPSSNMPVYNLPPNLLPNGGQLNHEAFAWAHGRPPF; via the exons ATGGCAAACCCATGGTGGACAGGCCAAGTAGGTTTACAAGGAGTTGAAACATCATCATCCGCTGGCTCCCCCTCCCTCAAGAAGCCAGATCTAGGCGTATCTATGAACGACAatagtggtggtagtggtagtCATGATGAAGAAAGGGACCATAGCGACGACCCTAAAGAGGGTGCAGTCGAAGTAGCCACTCGTCGACCTAGAGGTCGACCAGCTGGCTCCAAGAACAAACCTAAACCACCAATCTTCGTTACAAGGGATAGCCCTAACGCGCTTAGAAGCCACGTGATGGAAGTTGCAAATGGAGCTGACGTGGCCGAAAGCATAGCTCAATTTGCTAGGAAAAGACAAAGAGGTGTTTGTGTGTTGAGTGCTACTGGAACTGTTGCTAATGTAACCCTAAGACAACCATCTGCTCCCGGAGCTGTCATGGCATTACACGGCCGTTTCGAGATCTTATCATTGACCGGAGCCTTCCTTCCTGGACCCGCTCCTCCTGGATCAACAG GTTTGACTATATACTTAGCAGGAGGACAAGGACAAGTTGTGGGAGGAAGTGTAGTAGGGTCTTTAGTGGCTTCCGGACCAGTTATGGTAATTGCATCAACTTTTTCTAATGCTACATATGAGAGGCTACctttggaggaggaggaagaaggcGGTGGACCGGCAGCACAAGGACAACTTGGTGGCGGTGGTGGTGGATCGCCACCGGGAATGGGAGGAGGAGGGCAACAACAAcaaggtggtggtggtggtggtatgGGTGATATTCCATCATCAAATATGCCAGTATATAATTTGCCACCAAATTTGCTACCAAATGGTGGACAATTGAACCATGAAGCATTTGCTTGGGCACATGGACGCCCTCCTTTTTAA